In a single window of the Acinetobacter sp. CS-2 genome:
- a CDS encoding acyl-CoA dehydrogenase C-terminal domain-containing protein, which translates to MPIYNAPLKDMEFILNDVFKADEFWQGNENLAHLDMATANAILEEMAKFSKNVILDLNRSSDEEGGAQFNNGVVTTPKGFKEAFKQFAEGGWVGLGAPEEWGGQGMPKMLTVLADEMIWSTNPSFMLYPLLTVGAGMAINDRASQEQKETYLPKFYTGEWSGTMCLTEPHSGTDLGLIKTKAEPNEDGSFNITGTKIFITSGEHDLSENIIHLVLAKTPNAPAGSRGISLFIVPKFHVNADGSVGERNAVSAGSIEHKMGIKGSATCVMNFDGAKGYIVGKENEGLAAMFVMMNYERLSMGIQGIGAAEFAYQNAAQYATDRLQGRSATGAKAPEKPADSILVHGDVRRMLLNARANNEASRAFAVYVGQQLDITKYSTDAEAVRKANDRVALLTPIAKAYLTDKALDSSLEAQMVFGGHGYIREWGMEQCIRDLRISQIYEGTNGVQAIDLIGRKTIKCGGAYLAEYIVEIREFAQALDDALPIKAATLDVCTQVEDITAFIVNHAKTAPEFSNAVAVDYLHVVGLLSFVYMYARISQAAQPKAEAFFKNKLVLAQYYVAKVLPDLAARVQRIQAGADVVMQLPEEYFTAQS; encoded by the coding sequence ATGCCTATTTATAACGCACCCCTTAAAGACATGGAATTTATTTTAAATGATGTATTTAAGGCAGATGAATTCTGGCAGGGTAATGAAAACCTCGCTCATTTAGATATGGCAACGGCTAATGCGATTTTAGAGGAAATGGCCAAGTTTTCTAAAAACGTCATCCTTGATTTAAACCGCAGCAGTGATGAAGAAGGCGGCGCACAGTTTAATAATGGCGTGGTGACTACACCTAAAGGTTTTAAAGAAGCATTTAAACAGTTTGCCGAAGGTGGCTGGGTGGGTCTGGGGGCACCTGAAGAATGGGGCGGTCAGGGCATGCCTAAAATGCTGACGGTACTGGCTGATGAAATGATCTGGAGTACGAACCCCTCATTTATGCTCTATCCATTACTGACTGTGGGTGCAGGTATGGCGATTAATGACCGTGCTTCCCAAGAACAAAAAGAGACTTATCTACCAAAATTCTACACCGGTGAATGGTCAGGTACTATGTGCCTGACAGAACCGCATTCTGGTACAGATCTCGGGTTGATCAAAACCAAAGCAGAACCGAATGAAGATGGTTCATTCAATATTACCGGGACTAAAATCTTTATTACCAGTGGTGAACACGACCTGTCTGAAAACATCATTCACCTGGTTCTGGCAAAAACACCGAATGCACCGGCTGGCTCACGCGGTATTTCCTTATTCATCGTGCCTAAATTCCATGTCAATGCAGATGGATCGGTGGGTGAACGTAATGCCGTATCTGCCGGTTCTATCGAACATAAGATGGGGATTAAGGGATCTGCAACTTGCGTGATGAACTTTGATGGTGCCAAAGGTTATATCGTTGGTAAGGAAAATGAAGGTCTGGCAGCCATGTTCGTGATGATGAACTACGAACGCTTATCTATGGGGATTCAAGGCATTGGTGCGGCTGAATTTGCCTATCAAAATGCTGCACAATATGCCACAGACCGTTTGCAGGGCCGTTCGGCAACTGGTGCAAAAGCACCTGAAAAACCAGCCGATTCTATTTTAGTGCATGGCGATGTGCGTCGTATGTTGCTGAATGCTCGTGCCAACAACGAAGCATCACGCGCCTTTGCTGTTTATGTCGGTCAACAGCTCGACATCACCAAATACTCAACCGATGCTGAAGCAGTACGTAAAGCCAATGACCGTGTTGCACTGTTAACCCCAATTGCAAAAGCCTACTTAACCGACAAGGCACTTGATTCAAGCCTGGAAGCACAAATGGTGTTTGGTGGTCACGGTTATATTCGTGAATGGGGCATGGAACAATGTATTCGTGACTTGCGCATTTCCCAAATTTACGAAGGCACCAACGGCGTTCAGGCGATTGACCTGATTGGCCGTAAGACCATCAAATGCGGTGGTGCATACCTTGCTGAATACATTGTGGAAATTCGTGAGTTTGCACAAGCTTTAGATGATGCCTTGCCAATTAAAGCCGCTACATTAGATGTGTGTACACAAGTTGAAGACATTACCGCTTTCATTGTGAACCATGCAAAAACAGCGCCAGAGTTCTCTAATGCTGTAGCAGTGGATTACTTGCATGTAGTGGGATTACTTAGCTTTGTCTATATGTATGCGCGTATTAGCCAGGCCGCTCAACCAAAAGCGGAAGCGTTCTTCAAGAACAAACTGGTGTTAGCGCAGTATTATGTAGCCAAAGTTTTACCTGACCTGGCTGCACGTGTACAACGTATTCAAGCCGGTGCCGATGTAGTGATGCAGTTACCAGAGGAATACTTTACTGCCCAATCTTAA
- a CDS encoding TetR/AcrR family transcriptional regulator, with protein MNTVRQQNFQLRKEKILAMAETLLLDNNQDITLAELACELDIAKGTIYKHFKSKNQLYLELIILNEKRLLEISKKYKNNIKTYVSQYMLYNMLNSNRTILLHVIEERLTNNERKLKELFEQLYRVREERIIEIKDMTDEYLKSFNSAMSIRDYLSYIWTVTYGASLLLNSTHYQKAIGSRERLIKLYINQALMTPDKIS; from the coding sequence ATGAATACGGTACGCCAACAAAATTTTCAATTACGCAAAGAGAAAATTTTAGCCATGGCAGAAACACTGTTGCTGGATAATAATCAGGACATTACCTTGGCAGAACTTGCGTGTGAGCTGGATATTGCCAAAGGGACCATTTATAAACATTTTAAAAGCAAGAATCAGCTCTATTTAGAACTGATCATCTTGAATGAAAAAAGATTATTGGAAATTTCAAAAAAATATAAAAATAATATTAAAACCTATGTTTCACAGTACATGCTCTACAACATGTTAAATTCCAACCGGACCATTTTATTGCATGTGATTGAAGAACGCTTAACCAATAATGAACGCAAGCTGAAAGAATTATTTGAACAGCTTTATCGGGTACGTGAAGAGCGGATTATTGAAATTAAGGACATGACCGACGAATATCTGAAATCCTTCAATAGTGCCATGTCGATTCGCGACTATTTGTCTTATATCTGGACGGTCACCTATGGTGCTTCCTTGTTGCTTAATTCAACCCATTACCAGAAAGCCATTGGTTCACGTGAACGCCTGATTAAACTGTATATTAACCAGGCCTTAATGACCCCGGATAAAATTTCTTGA
- a CDS encoding thiolase family protein, producing MIVIVNGVRTAMGGFQGALSPCTAPDLGAAAIKEAVERSGLQPTDIDEVIFGCVLPAGLKQGPARQAMRQAGLPDSTGATTINKICGSGMKAVMQAADAIKAGSAEIVVAGGMESMSNAPYLLDKARAGYRMGHGKITDHMFQEGLEDAETGLSMGILAQEMADKKGYTREQQDAFAISSLNKAVTAINNGYFKEEIVPVTVSSRKGDVVVEQDEQPLNAKADKIPTLRPAFKKDGTITAANSSSISDGASALVLTSEEIAAQRGLKPLAKIVAYGSNSQHPTEFSIAPVGAIEKVLKKAGWDAQEVDLWEINEAFAMVAMAAIDAFNLDEAKVNINGGACALGHPLGSSGSRIIVTLVHALKRTRGKKGIASLCIGGGEATAVAVELI from the coding sequence ATGATTGTTATTGTAAATGGTGTTCGTACAGCAATGGGTGGCTTCCAAGGAGCACTGTCTCCATGTACAGCACCAGATTTAGGTGCAGCAGCTATTAAAGAAGCTGTAGAGCGTTCCGGCTTGCAACCAACCGATATTGATGAAGTGATTTTTGGCTGTGTACTTCCGGCCGGTTTAAAACAGGGTCCGGCCCGCCAAGCCATGCGTCAGGCAGGTTTACCTGATAGTACGGGTGCAACCACCATTAATAAAATTTGTGGTTCAGGCATGAAAGCGGTGATGCAGGCTGCTGATGCCATTAAAGCCGGTTCTGCTGAAATTGTAGTTGCAGGCGGTATGGAATCGATGAGTAATGCGCCATATCTACTGGACAAGGCGCGTGCCGGTTATCGTATGGGGCATGGCAAAATCACCGATCATATGTTTCAGGAAGGTCTGGAAGATGCTGAAACCGGTCTTTCCATGGGTATTCTTGCACAAGAAATGGCAGATAAAAAAGGTTATACCCGCGAACAGCAAGATGCCTTTGCCATCAGCTCGTTGAATAAAGCGGTCACTGCCATCAACAATGGTTATTTTAAAGAAGAAATCGTGCCTGTAACCGTGTCTTCACGTAAAGGTGATGTAGTTGTTGAGCAAGACGAACAACCGCTGAATGCCAAGGCCGATAAAATTCCAACTTTACGTCCTGCATTTAAAAAAGATGGCACCATTACTGCCGCCAATTCCAGTTCGATTTCAGATGGTGCGTCGGCTTTAGTGCTGACTTCAGAGGAAATTGCGGCACAACGGGGATTAAAACCACTGGCAAAAATTGTCGCTTATGGCTCCAACTCACAACATCCTACAGAATTCAGTATTGCACCAGTCGGTGCGATTGAAAAAGTATTGAAAAAAGCCGGCTGGGATGCTCAGGAGGTTGACCTTTGGGAAATCAATGAAGCATTTGCCATGGTGGCGATGGCTGCGATAGATGCGTTCAATCTGGATGAAGCAAAAGTGAACATCAATGGTGGTGCTTGCGCATTGGGTCATCCACTCGGTTCATCCGGTTCACGTATTATCGTGACTTTAGTACATGCCCTAAAACGTACCCGTGGTAAAAAAGGCATTGCCAGTTTATGTATTGGTGGCGGTGAAGCAACCGCGGTTGCAGTCGAGCTGATCTAA
- a CDS encoding LysR substrate-binding domain-containing protein, which produces MFELDCKLLSVFLYIYKYKSVSVAAEYLAMSQPTVSNILNKIRQHYNDPLFLRIGNEMVPTELSKQLFPLVSEALSKVEIINNFTVDFDQTTSQQKFTIAMTDVSHLVLLPKISQYLKQHASNIRLNVRAITSETSYQMANGEIDLAIGFLPHLENGFYQQKLFEQYYVVIASKNHPRLSENSLSTEQYINEPHIDIDAGMGHYHIENELLNLELKRNILMRLPSYLGVGLVVQETDAIATVPYYLSEVLLSRGNLQIFDAPITFPTYAVKQYWHMSCHHKTSHQWLRQMCYELFSKMNDLDDPMHKIIHQ; this is translated from the coding sequence TCCGTCGCGGCTGAATATCTGGCCATGAGTCAGCCCACGGTCAGCAATATCCTGAATAAAATCCGCCAGCATTATAATGACCCACTTTTTTTAAGAATCGGCAATGAAATGGTGCCGACTGAACTGTCGAAACAGCTGTTCCCACTGGTCAGTGAAGCCTTAAGTAAAGTTGAAATCATCAATAATTTCACCGTTGATTTTGACCAGACTACTTCACAGCAGAAATTTACTATTGCCATGACCGATGTGTCGCATTTGGTGTTATTGCCTAAAATTTCCCAATATTTAAAACAGCATGCTTCAAATATTCGTTTAAATGTTCGCGCCATTACTTCTGAAACCAGTTATCAAATGGCCAATGGAGAAATTGATTTGGCGATTGGTTTTTTACCCCATCTGGAAAATGGTTTTTATCAGCAAAAACTGTTTGAGCAATATTATGTGGTGATTGCATCCAAAAACCATCCGCGGCTGAGCGAAAACAGTCTAAGCACTGAACAATATATCAATGAACCCCATATCGATATTGATGCCGGAATGGGGCATTATCATATTGAAAATGAATTGTTAAATTTAGAACTGAAACGTAATATCTTGATGCGCTTGCCCAGTTATCTGGGCGTTGGTCTGGTGGTACAGGAAACAGATGCAATTGCGACCGTACCTTATTATTTAAGTGAAGTGTTATTGTCGCGCGGCAATTTACAGATTTTTGATGCACCGATTACTTTTCCCACCTATGCAGTCAAGCAATATTGGCATATGTCCTGCCATCACAAGACCAGCCATCAATGGCTGAGACAGATGTGTTATGAATTGTTCTCGAAAATGAATGACCTGGATGACCCTATGCATAAAATCATTCATCAATAA